A single genomic interval of Herpetosiphonaceae bacterium harbors:
- a CDS encoding ATP-dependent helicase — protein sequence MPLNPQQQTAAQAAHDAPLKIIAGAGTGKTETLAGRYVQLVRQGITPERIVLLTFTEDAAAEMRARVMLRLHEAGLILPPHRLLHLWIATFHGFAMRLLHEYGFEVGLPPTPRLLSEDDQQEIWQTIREAVEAEPQLGAGYVPLDHSAYRWDTDETWHKVMAVVTALRRGGGTTDELEPHPQLYAQQTSTFAAHRAQLVPLIEHCFSAYTGSLQRRGVLDFDELLQAALRLLRATPTIRSRFDVVMIDEFQDTNRPQLALLEQLQPAFARTTVVGDPRQAIYGWNSARAESIYRFPFTGSGNEHSLSENYRSDPAIVAIANAALHGSELGSLAELSPSSDRRARTHPALAAEPVVSLHLVPGVADEAVVIAAEIRRLHERGVAYRDMAVLLRSRTNLTALMDALHAAGVPFEISGGSGFYLHWAVRSTASLLRLLADPADRPALAHVLESPLIGIPPHLLALQDPAHASADTAARQPAFVAWLDDPTAVPADVPERAAIVERLETFGRFFGSARSRRGLLQPAPYLEWLWQASGLLRHLAATNDLQAQLTLQQLLRDADDYTAAHPADGIAGFTALLRQRVQTQPRVALPTAPSLDAVEIATVHQAKGREWPVVWIFNTALPSRRAGQVDSVLWDEQWKLVIGDSSTARSGSTRGDADPLTLLRDDLRRRKRNEERSIWYVALTRAQERLYILHSGCPLDGTSFADATEKLARQAEGAAPGKQDEAVHFFHELWQHVQRQGDSPSARIVCLPPAEPLKDESTQP from the coding sequence ATGCCGCTCAACCCACAGCAACAGACAGCCGCTCAAGCAGCGCACGACGCGCCGCTCAAGATTATCGCCGGAGCGGGCACCGGCAAAACCGAGACGCTGGCCGGGCGTTATGTGCAGCTTGTGCGTCAGGGAATCACGCCGGAGCGCATCGTGCTGCTGACCTTTACCGAGGACGCCGCCGCTGAGATGCGCGCACGGGTGATGCTGCGGCTGCACGAGGCCGGGCTGATACTGCCGCCGCACCGGCTGCTGCACCTGTGGATCGCGACGTTCCACGGCTTTGCGATGCGGCTGCTGCACGAGTACGGCTTCGAGGTTGGGCTGCCGCCGACGCCGCGCCTCCTGAGCGAGGACGATCAGCAGGAGATCTGGCAGACGATCCGCGAGGCGGTCGAGGCCGAGCCGCAGCTTGGAGCGGGCTACGTGCCGCTGGATCACAGCGCCTACCGCTGGGATACCGACGAAACCTGGCATAAGGTTATGGCGGTGGTGACGGCGCTGCGGCGCGGCGGCGGCACGACGGACGAGCTAGAGCCGCATCCGCAGCTTTACGCGCAGCAGACCAGCACCTTTGCCGCGCACCGGGCGCAACTTGTGCCGCTGATCGAGCACTGCTTCAGCGCCTACACCGGCTCTCTGCAACGGCGCGGCGTGCTCGACTTCGACGAGCTCTTGCAGGCCGCGCTCCGGCTGCTGCGCGCCACGCCGACGATCCGGTCGCGCTTCGACGTGGTGATGATCGACGAGTTTCAGGACACGAATCGTCCGCAGCTTGCGCTGCTGGAGCAGCTTCAGCCAGCCTTTGCCCGCACGACGGTGGTCGGCGATCCGCGTCAGGCGATCTACGGCTGGAACTCGGCGCGCGCCGAGAGCATTTATCGCTTTCCCTTCACCGGCAGCGGCAACGAGCACAGCCTGAGCGAGAACTACCGCTCCGATCCGGCGATCGTCGCCATTGCCAACGCGGCGCTCCACGGCAGCGAGCTTGGCAGCCTGGCCGAGCTCAGCCCATCCTCCGATCGGCGGGCACGCACTCATCCGGCGCTTGCGGCTGAGCCGGTGGTTTCGCTGCATCTCGTGCCAGGCGTCGCCGACGAGGCCGTGGTGATCGCGGCTGAGATTCGACGATTGCACGAGCGCGGCGTGGCGTATCGCGACATGGCCGTCTTGCTGCGCTCGCGGACCAACCTCACGGCCCTGATGGACGCGCTCCACGCGGCGGGCGTGCCATTCGAGATCAGCGGCGGCAGCGGCTTTTATCTCCACTGGGCCGTTCGAAGCACGGCGTCGCTGCTGCGGCTGCTGGCCGATCCGGCGGATCGTCCGGCACTGGCGCATGTGCTCGAAAGCCCGCTGATCGGGATACCGCCACACCTCCTGGCGCTGCAAGATCCGGCGCACGCCAGCGCAGACACCGCTGCGAGGCAGCCCGCGTTCGTCGCCTGGCTGGACGATCCGACCGCCGTGCCCGCCGATGTGCCGGAGCGGGCCGCGATCGTCGAGCGGCTTGAGACGTTTGGGCGCTTCTTCGGCAGCGCGCGGTCGCGGCGGGGCCTGCTTCAGCCAGCGCCCTACCTGGAGTGGCTCTGGCAGGCCAGTGGCCTGCTGCGCCATCTGGCCGCCACGAACGATCTGCAGGCCCAGCTGACGCTCCAGCAACTACTACGCGACGCCGACGACTACACGGCGGCGCATCCCGCCGACGGCATCGCCGGATTTACCGCGCTCCTGCGGCAGCGCGTGCAGACGCAGCCACGGGTAGCGCTGCCGACCGCGCCAAGCCTCGACGCGGTCGAGATCGCAACGGTGCATCAGGCCAAAGGCCGCGAGTGGCCGGTCGTCTGGATCTTCAATACGGCGCTGCCCAGCAGACGGGCCGGGCAGGTCGACAGCGTGCTGTGGGACGAGCAGTGGAAGCTGGTGATCGGCGATTCGAGCACTGCCAGGTCCGGCTCCACGCGCGGCGATGCCGACCCGCTGACGCTGCTGCGCGATGACCTGCGCCGCCGCAAGCGCAACGAGGAGCGCTCGATCTGGTACGTCGCGCTGACGCGGGCACAAGAGCGTCTCTACATTCTGCACAGCGGCTGCCCGCTCGACGGCACGAGCTTCGCCGATGCCACAGAGAAGCTCGCGCGCCAGGCCGAGGGAGCAGCGCCCGGTAAGCAGGACGAGGCGGTGCATTTTTTCCATGAGCTATGGCAGCATGTCCAGCGCCAAGGCGACAGTCCGAGCGCACGGATCGTCTGCCTGCCGCCTGCCGAGCCGCTCAAGGACGAGAGCACGCAGCCATAG
- a CDS encoding STAS domain-containing protein: MFISQFLSWLFTIQSSDTEIQRRARLATILSAGLALTITLALPDRFAGGNFSTFISNSLTLAIMALLSFLGAKTIDESLHTAMTAQRNAEMTAQQLININAELEQRIMTRTADLQTALTEVEARAQAQLLAENEQQRVTIRELSVPVIPIDATTLIMPLVGALDTGRLHILKEEALQAVERTSARTLIMDITGVLVVDSQVAQGLINVVQAARLLGVEAILAGIRPEVAQAIVAAGINLSELRTAMSLQSILSGTHQRTVAAP; the protein is encoded by the coding sequence GTGTTTATTTCACAATTCTTAAGTTGGCTCTTCACCATTCAATCATCAGACACAGAGATCCAGCGACGGGCACGCCTGGCTACGATCCTCAGCGCGGGCCTGGCGCTGACCATCACACTCGCGCTGCCCGATAGATTCGCTGGCGGAAATTTTAGCACCTTTATTTCCAACAGCCTGACACTAGCCATTATGGCATTGCTCAGCTTTTTAGGCGCTAAGACGATCGACGAAAGCCTGCATACTGCGATGACAGCCCAGCGCAACGCAGAGATGACAGCGCAACAACTGATCAACATCAACGCCGAACTCGAGCAGCGCATCATGACGCGAACTGCGGATCTACAAACGGCGCTCACAGAAGTCGAGGCTCGCGCCCAGGCGCAGCTCTTAGCAGAAAACGAGCAGCAGCGCGTAACCATTCGTGAATTGAGCGTGCCGGTTATACCGATCGATGCCACCACGCTGATTATGCCGCTCGTCGGCGCACTCGATACCGGGCGGCTGCATATCCTGAAGGAAGAAGCGCTGCAAGCGGTTGAGCGCACATCCGCGCGCACCTTGATCATGGATATTACCGGCGTGCTGGTCGTCGATAGCCAGGTTGCCCAGGGATTGATCAACGTCGTGCAGGCGGCCAGGCTCCTGGGCGTGGAGGCGATCCTGGCAGGCATCCGGCCAGAGGTCGCACAGGCGATTGTTGCGGCGGGCATCAATCTGTCCGAGCTACGTACCGCGATGAGCCTCCAGAGCATCTTGAGCGGCACACACCAGCGAACGGTCGCCGCGCCATGA
- a CDS encoding serine hydrolase, whose amino-acid sequence MSAWSDITALLNAAPGDYSVCVWSARGAQLYGYQEDIVRSAASLIKVPLAMAVYAAQESMPAFAMQTALTLNEADRVEGEGSLDRAPAGTIKTVRELVAHALIESDNTASNLLIDRLGFEQVNQFIGQLGLETRLRRKFMDFAALAAGRDNTTTAREMCAIFYHLVQQRYAEVLEFLGQSVGDQKLEAGLPPGTPLAHKVGDLPGVEHDAGIVFAPHEPYIVAALSVELPDVESGRHTIAQASRLIWELMTSAVPDQPAQ is encoded by the coding sequence ATGAGCGCGTGGAGCGACATCACGGCGCTGCTCAACGCCGCGCCCGGTGACTATAGCGTGTGTGTCTGGAGCGCACGCGGCGCGCAGCTCTACGGCTACCAGGAAGACATCGTGCGCTCTGCCGCCAGTCTGATCAAGGTGCCGCTGGCGATGGCGGTGTACGCCGCCCAGGAGTCGATGCCAGCTTTCGCGATGCAGACAGCGCTCACGCTCAACGAGGCCGATCGGGTCGAAGGCGAGGGCTCGCTCGATCGCGCGCCCGCAGGAACGATCAAAACCGTGCGCGAGCTGGTAGCACATGCGCTGATCGAGAGCGATAACACCGCCTCGAATCTGCTGATCGACCGGCTGGGCTTCGAGCAGGTCAACCAGTTTATCGGGCAACTGGGGCTGGAAACGCGGCTGCGGCGCAAGTTCATGGACTTCGCGGCGCTGGCTGCCGGTCGCGATAACACCACCACAGCCCGCGAGATGTGCGCGATCTTCTATCACCTGGTCCAGCAGCGCTACGCCGAGGTGCTGGAGTTCCTCGGTCAGTCCGTCGGCGATCAGAAGCTCGAAGCCGGTCTGCCGCCCGGTACGCCGCTGGCGCATAAGGTCGGCGATCTACCCGGCGTCGAGCACGATGCGGGGATCGTCTTCGCGCCACACGAGCCGTATATCGTCGCGGCGCTGAGTGTGGAGCTGCCCGACGTGGAGAGCGGACGGCACACGATCGCGCAGGCGTCGCGGCTGATCTGGGAGTTGATGACGAGTGCCGTGCCGGATCAACCGGCGCAGTAG
- a CDS encoding NUDIX domain-containing protein, whose product MTITRDWAATTFVVHQGKTLLLHHRKLDKWLPPGGHIDPHELPDMAALREVEEETGLMVALLDAGEPLGTVRRLAQPLCMLLETIASDHEHIDLIYVARVLSGDVSHAPEESHGWRWYDWQELDAPEVSIDVRDLGRRAIDLVTQVERELPA is encoded by the coding sequence ATGACGATCACACGGGACTGGGCCGCGACGACGTTTGTGGTGCATCAGGGCAAGACCTTGCTGCTGCACCATCGCAAGCTCGATAAATGGCTGCCGCCGGGCGGCCACATCGATCCCCACGAGCTGCCCGATATGGCCGCGCTACGCGAAGTCGAGGAGGAGACTGGCCTGATGGTCGCGCTGCTCGACGCCGGCGAGCCGCTGGGCACGGTTCGCCGCCTGGCGCAGCCGCTCTGCATGCTGCTCGAAACGATCGCGTCCGACCACGAGCATATCGATCTGATCTATGTGGCGCGCGTCCTCTCCGGCGATGTCAGTCACGCGCCTGAGGAGAGCCACGGCTGGCGCTGGTACGATTGGCAGGAGCTTGACGCGCCCGAAGTGTCGATCGATGTGCGCGATCTGGGCCGCCGCGCGATCGATCTGGTGACTCAGGTTGAGCGAGAGCTACCCGCATGA
- a CDS encoding carbon-nitrogen family hydrolase translates to MELRVAIGQMDIALGDPETNLRTVQSLAAQAAKRNADLLVLPELWGSGYDLERAPELADELNTGLFSAVASLARHHRLAICGSLLEWDPETERAYNTATLYDADGALRGTYRKIHLIGLMDEDRYLGAGDAAPVLDLPWGQGALAICYDLRFPELFRRYALDGAGLVLLPSEWPVQRIEHWRTLLKARAIENQCFIVACNRIGADRANTFGGRSAAIDPRGSVLVEADDMPGLLFAALNLDLLDEVRSFLPVFRDRRPEVYALDAMPVIRDE, encoded by the coding sequence ATGGAGCTACGTGTTGCGATCGGGCAAATGGATATTGCGCTGGGCGATCCCGAAACCAATCTACGCACGGTGCAGAGCCTGGCCGCGCAGGCCGCCAAGCGAAACGCCGATCTGCTGGTGCTGCCGGAGCTGTGGGGCAGCGGCTACGATCTTGAGCGCGCGCCGGAGCTGGCCGACGAGCTGAACACCGGCCTGTTTTCGGCGGTGGCCTCGCTGGCGCGTCATCACCGTCTGGCGATCTGCGGCTCGCTGCTGGAGTGGGACCCCGAAACCGAGCGGGCGTACAACACCGCGACGCTCTACGACGCCGATGGCGCGCTGCGTGGGACGTATCGCAAGATTCATCTGATCGGGCTGATGGATGAGGATCGCTACCTGGGCGCGGGCGATGCCGCTCCCGTGCTCGATCTGCCGTGGGGCCAGGGCGCGCTGGCGATCTGCTACGATCTGCGCTTTCCTGAGCTGTTCCGCCGCTACGCGCTGGATGGCGCTGGCCTGGTGCTGCTGCCGTCTGAGTGGCCGGTCCAGCGGATCGAGCACTGGCGCACGCTGCTCAAGGCTCGCGCGATCGAAAATCAGTGCTTTATCGTCGCCTGTAATCGCATCGGCGCCGATCGCGCCAATACGTTTGGCGGACGCTCGGCAGCGATCGATCCGCGCGGCTCGGTGCTGGTTGAGGCAGACGACATGCCGGGGCTGCTCTTTGCGGCGCTCAACCTCGATCTGCTCGACGAGGTCCGCAGCTTCCTGCCGGTCTTCCGCGATCGACGACCAGAGGTGTATGCCCTGGATGCCATGCCGGTGATCCGCGACGAGTAG